DNA from Candidatus Binataceae bacterium:
AATCGTTTCGTGACGCGGCGCGCTCAGCACTTCGTGCGGCATTCCGCGCGCGATCACCCGGCCCGCCTGAATCACGACGACGCGCTCGCCCAGCGCGAATGCCTCGTCGGGAGAATGGGTGACGTAAAGAATCGGGATGCGATGCTCGGCGTTCCATTTGCGCAAATCGTTGATGATGTCGGATTTCGTCGCATTGTCGAGCGCGGTCAGCGGTTCGTCGAAGAGCATGATCGTTGGATCAGTGACGAGCGAGCGCGCGAGCGCCGCGCGCTGGCGCTCACCGCCGGAAATTTCGCCAGGCTTACTTTTCAGCAGATGCGTGATGCGAAACGAGCTGAGCGTGGCGTCGATCCGCGCCCGCCTCTCTGCCGCTGGCAGTTTTGCGATTCCATAGGCGACGTTCTGCTCGATCGTCAGATGCGGAAAGAGCGCGAGCGTCTGAAAGAGATAGCCGACACGGCGCTCGGCAACCGGCAGATCGACGCCCGACGCCGAATCGAAGAAGAGTCGCGAATCCAGCTCGATACGGCCCGCGTCGGGACGCACCAGGCCTGCGATGCAATTGAGGATCGTAGTTTTGCCGCCGCCTGACGGCCCCAGCAGCATCGTGAAGCCGGCCGGAATTTCGAAATCCGCATCGAGCGCAAAACCGCTCGCAGCGTTGCGAACGATTCGCGCGCGGAGCGTTGATCCAGATCGCGGCACAATTTTCTCGGCGGACACGTCGCGCAGGATAGTACCCTTTGCGGCGTCTAGCGATGCAGCGGCCATACGGCCCAGACCCTGCGGTTCACGGCGTAGGTGATTGACAACGTGATGAACGAGAACGCCATCAGCAGCAGCGCCATCTGATTCGCCGCGGCATAGTGCAACGCCTGCACGTTGTCATAGATCGCAATCGACACGGTCTTGGTGATTCCGGGGATGTTGCCGCCCACCATCAGCACGACGCCGAACTCGCCCAGCGTGTGCGCGAAACTCAACACCACGCCGGTCACGACGCCGCTTATCGAAAGCGGCAGCACGATACGGAAAAATGTCTTCAGGCGCGATGCACCCAGGATCGCCGAGGCGTTGATCAGCGTCGGATCCACCTGCGAGAACCCGGCGACCATTGGCTGAACTGCGAACGGCAGGCTGTAGATTACCGACGCGATCGCGAGGCCCTCAAACGTGAACGCGAGGCCATGGCCGGTGAACTCGCGATACCATCGGCCGATCGGACTCGTCGAGCCGAGCGCTACCAGCACGTAGAAGCCCAGTACCGTGGGCGGCAGCACCAGAGGCAGCGCGACAACCGACTCGACCAGGAACTTGAGGCGCCAGCGCGAGAAGCTGAGCCACGTCGCGATCGGCATCCCGATCAGGAGCAGCACGCTGCATACGACGACCGCGAGCTTCAGTGTCAGGAATATCGCACCCCACTCGATCATGTCAGTTCGAGGCGCCCGCGGCCCCGGCCGGCGGGATGAAACCGTACTGGCTCATGAGCGCGACGGTACCCGGGCTCTTGAGATATTGCAGGAACTGCTTCGCTAACTCCTTGTTACGCGCGGCCTTGATGATGACGACGGCCTGGACGATGGGCGGATAGTCGCTGGTCGGGACTTCGACAAAGCGCCCCCTGTCCTTCATTGCCGGAGCGAGCGCGAGCGACAGCGCCAGGATTCCGACATCGGCGTTGCCGGACTCGACGAACTGCGCAGTCTGCGAGATATTCTCGCCCAATACGAATTTGCTCTTCACCTGATCGTAGAGGCCATCATGCTTGAGCGCCGCGACGGCGGCGGCTCCATATGGCGCGTGCACGGGATTGGCGATGGCGATTTTTGAGATCGATGGATCGAGCAGCGCCTTCAGCCCCTTGCTCAGATCGAGCTTGGAATTCGTCGGCACCCAGATCACGAGTTTGCCGGTCGCATATTCGTAGAGCGTGCCTGGCTCGGTCAGACCCGCAGCCTGAAGCTTCTCAGGAAAGGCCACGTCGGCGGAGAAGAACATATCGAATGGCGCACCGTTTTTGATCTGCGAAAAGAAATTGCCCGACGAGCCGTACGCGATCTTCACCTTGTTGCCGGTGTCCTTCTGGAAGCGCGCGCCGAGATCCTTGAATACGAACGTCAGGTCGGCCGCCGCCGCGATGGTGATTTCGCCGGCATCGGCGCGCGGGCTCTGACCAGGCGTCAGCAGAAGCAGGGCGACAGCTAGACAGATCGTTGCTATTTTGGGTTTCGTTACGACTTGAGTCGAGGCTTGCATCACCTCAATGCTATGCCATCATCCAAGCGCAGTGACAACGATTCTGGCTTAGAGCACCGGGAGAGGAAACGACTATGGCACTGAGCGCGCGCAATCATCTCAAGGGCGAAGTCACCGAAGTTCTGCTCGGCACAGTGACGGCACTCGTCACCGTCAAGGTCGGCGACAACATCGTCGAGGGCGTGATCACCAAACGGAGCGCCGAAGAGATGGGCCTCAAGAAGGGCGACAAGGTCACCGCCGTCATCAAAGCGACCGAGGTAATGATCGAGAAGTGAACGACGGGTTGAAGTGGCAGCGCGTGATCCGCGCGGCGATGCTCATGATCGTCGCCGCGGTGCTCCTCGCGACGCGCTGCGCAGATGCACAGACCTCGCCGGCCGTCGCGCTTCAAATCGATGGCGCGGTCCCGAATCGTCTGGAACTAGGCGCGGGCGAGCTCGCAGCTCTGCCGCGCCATAGCGTGAGCGTTACCGACGAAGCCGGCGCGTCAGCCACTTACGACGGCGTTTCGGTTATCGAATTGCTGCGGCGCGCCGGAGCGCCGCTCGGCAAAGAGCTCAAGGGCGCGAAGCTGACGCTGTGCGTGATCGCGCGCGGCTTCGATGGCTACCGGGTCGCGTTCGCGCTCGCCGATCTCGATCCGGGAATCGGCGATCTCGATGTGATCGTCGCCGATCGGCGCAATGGCAAGAGCCTCGATTCACGCGAGGGGCCGCTGCGGTTAGTCGTGCCGAGCGACAAGCGCCACGCGCGATGGGTCCGGGGAGTTATTTCGCTTTCGCTCGAGAACCCGCGCCGATCTTGAGAGAAAAATCTCGGTACAAAGACATAAAACAAAGAACTCACTCCTTAGTGTCTTTGTGCCCTTCGTGGTGAGTTCTTCGTTTTTCTCTCGAAAATTCCAAGGCGAAGTTTCAGCTTCTCTCCGAGCCACAGCGCGTTGAAAGCGTGATCGGTGTAATCGTCGCCGGTCTCAGGATGAACGAGGATCGCGAGGCCGCCGCGATTCAGCATCAGCCACGGCACCAGCCGCGGAAATTCCTGCGGCGCGAACTTCACCTGGTACATCGACTGCGGATGCGGCCCGACCGGCTCCTCGCGCCATCTTCCCAACTCAACATCGAAGCGGCGGGGCAGGGCGCGCCGGATGCGCTCCGCTATCGGACGTGACTTTTTGTCGTAGTAGATGTGAGCGTGATAGCCGCGGATCTTTTTGACGTCAGCAGTGTGCGGCATCGCGGATTTCCTCACTCCGCCGGCATCTCGGGCAATGCCTTGAGCGCGGCGTCTTCCATCCGATGCAGAAAATCTCCCGCCGGCAGGCGTTCGGGATTGCGATCGCGAATTCCGCGCGTGAGGCCCTTCAGCGCGGCGATGAGTTGCTTCTCGGCAAGGCGCGGATAAAGGACGCGAGCCAGGCGGCTGCCATTGCGCGCGCCGCCGACATAAAGGACGTAGTCATTTTTGCCGTAACCGATGATTCCAATCTCGGCGGTAGTTGGACGCGAGCACGAGTTCGGACATCCTGCCATCCGAATCAGAACATCAACGTTGCGAAGGCCGGCGCCTTCAAGCTCGCGCAGGTAGCTCGGCAGCGCGCTCTCGGCATGCGTCATCGCGAGACCGCAAGTCGGCTTGGCCGGACAGGCCATCGCGAGTTTCTCGATTGGCGCGACCTGATCGCCGAATGCGATGCGATTGTCGGCGAGCGCGCGCTGGACGAATTCGCGCTGCGCGGCCGGAATATGCGTGAGAAGTAGATCCTGGTTGGGAGTCACGCGCACTCCAACGCCATCAATCGCTTCGATGATTTCGCGGATGCCTTGGCGATACCGCGCGCTCTCGTCTTTCAGGCGGCCACTCGGAACGTGCACGCCGACATAGAACAGATCGCGATTGCCCGCCTCGGGATACCATCCGAGGAGATCGCGCACCGGCGGCAGTGGCACGGGCGCGGCGTCTTCGAGCGCGATATTGAAATGCTGGCGCATCGCGGATTTCACCTGCTCGACGCCGAGCCGGCGCATCGTGTACTTCCAGCGCGCCGCACGGCGATTCTTTCGCTCGCCATTGTCGCGTTGCATGATCACGATCGCGCGCACCGTGTCGAGGATCTGCTCGCGACGAACGCGGCCGAGATGGAGCGCCAGCAGCGGCATTGTCGCGGGATTGTTGTGCGTCATGCCCATCCCGCCGCCGCTGTAAACGTCGTAGCCGATGATCTCGCGCCCCTTCATAACCGGCATGAACCCGAGATCCTGCGTCAGCAGATCGATACTGTTGTCGCGCGGATGCGCGAAACCGATTTTGAACTTGCGCGGCAGATAATGTGGCCCATAAATCGGCTCCTCGGCGTCGAGCGGTGCGATCTGGGTGCCAACTTCGTCAGTCAGGAAGACGCGGTAGTAGGATGACGTGCGCGGCGCCAGCTCGCGCGCAACTTCGTGCGCGATCGTCCGTGAATTGAGGGGTAGTTCGGCGTCGAGATCGTCGATCGGGCTCGCGACCGTGTTGCGATTGACGTCGCCGCAAGCGCCGAGTGTCGTTAACTTATAGCCACTGTCGCGATACTTGCCGTTGAGATGGCGGATGATCGCGGCCAGATTCGCGCCGCGCACATGATGAAACTGGATGCCTTGGCGCGCGGTCAGGCGCAGGCTGCCGTCGCCGTATCGCCCCGCAGCGTCATCGAGCGCGAGCCATTGCTCGCGCGTGAGCTCGCCGCCGGCGGGATTCTTGAGCCGCACCATGAAAACGAAGTCGCCGGTCTTCTTGCCGCTCTCGTTGCGGATGCGCTGCTTGTAGATGCCGAAGTGCTTGGACAGCTCCTTGGCCTGCTCGCTGATCGTCTCGGCCTCGCGCGCGCTCATCGCCTCGATTTCGGAGTGGAAAGTGTGGCGGCTGCCGTCGGGTGCCCTGACGTAGAAAAGTCCGTCGCTGGCGCGCTTGAGGTGCTCGACCTTCGACAATTCTACTTCGGTCGCGCTGGATAAAGTGATGGCTTCGCCGTGCGGCGAGCGTTTGTCGCTGCTCAAATCAACACTCCGGATCGAGAAAGCCGCAACGCAGGCGGCTATCCCCTCAGTATCGTAGAGAATCGCGCGCGAATGAAGCGCCGGCAGCTTTAGTCGAAGAGCGCGGTGCTGAGGTATCGCTCGCCGGAATCCGGCAGCACGACCACGATCGTTTTGCCTGCGCTGGCGGGCCGTTTCGCGATCCTCGCCGCGACTGCGACGGCGGCGCCGCATGAGATTCCAGACAGGATGCCTTCTTCGTGCGTCAGGCGCCGCGCGTATTCGATCGCTTCTTCGTTCGTGACCTGCTCGATCTCATCGACCAGCGACATGTCGAGAATGTCGGGCACGAAGCCCGCGCCGATTCCCTGAATCTTGTGGCCCGCGGGCTTGAGCGGCTGGCCCGCGCGGAACTGTGTCAGTACCGGGCTGGCGGTCGGCTCGACGGCGACCGAGACGATCTTCTTGCCCTGGGTATTTTTGATGTAACGCGAGACGCCGGTGATTGTGCCGCCGGTGCCGACGCCAGAAACGAAAATGTCGATCGCGCCTTCGGTGTCGTTCCAGATTTCGGGTCCGGTCGTTGCCTCGTGAATCGCGGGATTCGCCGGATTTTTGAATTGCTGGAGCAGGATGTAGCGGCTCGGATCGGATGCGACGATCTCCTCAGCCTTGCCGATTGCGCCGCTCATCCCCTTCGCGCCTTCGGTCAGCACCAGCTTGGCGCCATACGCGAGGAGCAACTTGCGGCGCTCGAGGCTCATCGTCTCGGGCATCGTGAGCGTGAGTGGAATCTTCCGCGCCGCCGCGACAAACGAGAGCGCGATACCGGTGTTGCCGCTGGTCGGCTCGACGAGTTCTTTTCCCGGTCCGAGCAGACCGCGCTTCTCGGCATCCCAGACCATCGCTGCGCCGATGCGGCATTTGACGGAATAGGCGGGATTTCGCCCTTCGACTTTGCCGAGCACCGTGGCCGGTGCGCCATCGATAACGCGGTTGAGCCGCAC
Protein-coding regions in this window:
- the modC gene encoding molybdenum ABC transporter ATP-binding protein, coding for MAAASLDAAKGTILRDVSAEKIVPRSGSTLRARIVRNAASGFALDADFEIPAGFTMLLGPSGGGKTTILNCIAGLVRPDAGRIELDSRLFFDSASGVDLPVAERRVGYLFQTLALFPHLTIEQNVAYGIAKLPAAERRARIDATLSSFRITHLLKSKPGEISGGERQRAALARSLVTDPTIMLFDEPLTALDNATKSDIINDLRKWNAEHRIPILYVTHSPDEAFALGERVVVIQAGRVIARGMPHEVLSAPRHETIAQIVGFENVFDAVVLAHDERQGTMLCRLGSDGRELEVPLTRDAIGAPVRIAIRAGDIIISAERPHGLSARNSFKGRVIEVRHEGVRVVVIVEAGVRFEIHVTPSACDELGLEGGKPVWLVIKSYSCNLVATGDGGS
- the modB gene encoding molybdate ABC transporter permease subunit; its protein translation is MIEWGAIFLTLKLAVVVCSVLLLIGMPIATWLSFSRWRLKFLVESVVALPLVLPPTVLGFYVLVALGSTSPIGRWYREFTGHGLAFTFEGLAIASVIYSLPFAVQPMVAGFSQVDPTLINASAILGASRLKTFFRIVLPLSISGVVTGVVLSFAHTLGEFGVVLMVGGNIPGITKTVSIAIYDNVQALHYAAANQMALLLMAFSFITLSITYAVNRRVWAVWPLHR
- the modA gene encoding molybdate ABC transporter substrate-binding protein; the encoded protein is MQASTQVVTKPKIATICLAVALLLLTPGQSPRADAGEITIAAAADLTFVFKDLGARFQKDTGNKVKIAYGSSGNFFSQIKNGAPFDMFFSADVAFPEKLQAAGLTEPGTLYEYATGKLVIWVPTNSKLDLSKGLKALLDPSISKIAIANPVHAPYGAAAVAALKHDGLYDQVKSKFVLGENISQTAQFVESGNADVGILALSLALAPAMKDRGRFVEVPTSDYPPIVQAVVIIKAARNKELAKQFLQYLKSPGTVALMSQYGFIPPAGAAGASN
- a CDS encoding TOBE domain-containing protein, translated to MALSARNHLKGEVTEVLLGTVTALVTVKVGDNIVEGVITKRSAEEMGLKKGDKVTAVIKATEVMIEK
- a CDS encoding molybdopterin-dependent oxidoreductase; protein product: MNDGLKWQRVIRAAMLMIVAAVLLATRCADAQTSPAVALQIDGAVPNRLELGAGELAALPRHSVSVTDEAGASATYDGVSVIELLRRAGAPLGKELKGAKLTLCVIARGFDGYRVAFALADLDPGIGDLDVIVADRRNGKSLDSREGPLRLVVPSDKRHARWVRGVISLSLENPRRS
- a CDS encoding DOPA 4,5-dioxygenase family protein; protein product: MPHTADVKKIRGYHAHIYYDKKSRPIAERIRRALPRRFDVELGRWREEPVGPHPQSMYQVKFAPQEFPRLVPWLMLNRGGLAILVHPETGDDYTDHAFNALWLGEKLKLRLGIFERKTKNSPRRAQRH
- a CDS encoding NADPH-dependent assimilatory sulfite reductase hemoprotein subunit yields the protein MSSDKRSPHGEAITLSSATEVELSKVEHLKRASDGLFYVRAPDGSRHTFHSEIEAMSAREAETISEQAKELSKHFGIYKQRIRNESGKKTGDFVFMVRLKNPAGGELTREQWLALDDAAGRYGDGSLRLTARQGIQFHHVRGANLAAIIRHLNGKYRDSGYKLTTLGACGDVNRNTVASPIDDLDAELPLNSRTIAHEVARELAPRTSSYYRVFLTDEVGTQIAPLDAEEPIYGPHYLPRKFKIGFAHPRDNSIDLLTQDLGFMPVMKGREIIGYDVYSGGGMGMTHNNPATMPLLALHLGRVRREQILDTVRAIVIMQRDNGERKNRRAARWKYTMRRLGVEQVKSAMRQHFNIALEDAAPVPLPPVRDLLGWYPEAGNRDLFYVGVHVPSGRLKDESARYRQGIREIIEAIDGVGVRVTPNQDLLLTHIPAAQREFVQRALADNRIAFGDQVAPIEKLAMACPAKPTCGLAMTHAESALPSYLRELEGAGLRNVDVLIRMAGCPNSCSRPTTAEIGIIGYGKNDYVLYVGGARNGSRLARVLYPRLAEKQLIAALKGLTRGIRDRNPERLPAGDFLHRMEDAALKALPEMPAE
- the cysK gene encoding cysteine synthase A is translated as MPHWYEDNSRSIGHTPLVRLNRVIDGAPATVLGKVEGRNPAYSVKCRIGAAMVWDAEKRGLLGPGKELVEPTSGNTGIALSFVAAARKIPLTLTMPETMSLERRKLLLAYGAKLVLTEGAKGMSGAIGKAEEIVASDPSRYILLQQFKNPANPAIHEATTGPEIWNDTEGAIDIFVSGVGTGGTITGVSRYIKNTQGKKIVSVAVEPTASPVLTQFRAGQPLKPAGHKIQGIGAGFVPDILDMSLVDEIEQVTNEEAIEYARRLTHEEGILSGISCGAAVAVAARIAKRPASAGKTIVVVLPDSGERYLSTALFD